The DNA region TTTGCATAACCAGAGCACGAACGACTTTAATCGTCTGCAACCGGGAGAAGGATGCGATACCTTGTTTGTCACCTCGACGGCCCGCACGATCGATCTGGCAACGGCTTATATTCTGGACGATGCAGTGATCGTAGTGGTTTCACCTAATCGTCGAGAGTATTTACTGAAATGGCTCGATCGCTATATTTTCTTTGGCGACAAAGTGGTCTTGAAGGATGTCACCCGCGAGACGGCTATGTTCAGTCTGATTGGGCCAGAAAGTCAGGCGCTGTTAGTCAGGCTGGGCATCCAACCGTTCGCTGAACAATCCTATGCCCACCATCATTTGGCAACGATCGCAGGGCAATCAGTACGAGTGGCGGTAGGAAGTGGATTGGCTCTGGATGGGTATACCTTAATTCTGGAGGCTGGGAGCGCGGCTCCGGTCTGGCAAGCTCTGGTTGAAACTGGAGCCATACCCCTGGGCGATTGCGCCTGGGAACAACTGCGTATTGAACAGGGACGACCCGCACCAGATCGGGAACTGACCGAGGATTACAACGCAGTAGAAGCCTCCCTCTGGCAGGCTATTTCAATCAACAAAGGCTGCTATATCGGGCAGGAAACCATTGCCCGATTAGATACCTACAAAGGTGTTAAGCAACAGATCTGGGGAATTCGCCTGAATGCGATCGCAGAACCCGGAACACCCATCAAAGTCGGAGAGGAAAAAGTCGGCATCCTCACCAGTCTGACGAATACTGAAGCAGGGCCATTTGGATTAGGCTATGTCCGCACAAAAGCCAGCCAGTCAGGACT from Leptodesmis sichuanensis A121 includes:
- the ygfZ gene encoding CAF17-like 4Fe-4S cluster assembly/insertion protein YgfZ, with translation MNQSLQDVQRQQGAEFAAGSIPASFGNEAIALQAARHGVAICDRSHWGRIQLSDADRKTFLHNQSTNDFNRLQPGEGCDTLFVTSTARTIDLATAYILDDAVIVVVSPNRREYLLKWLDRYIFFGDKVVLKDVTRETAMFSLIGPESQALLVRLGIQPFAEQSYAHHHLATIAGQSVRVAVGSGLALDGYTLILEAGSAAPVWQALVETGAIPLGDCAWEQLRIEQGRPAPDRELTEDYNAVEASLWQAISINKGCYIGQETIARLDTYKGVKQQIWGIRLNAIAEPGTPIKVGEEKVGILTSLTNTEAGPFGLGYVRTKASQSGLKVQVGDSEGELVEVPFLQRDRQG